A genomic window from Engraulis encrasicolus isolate BLACKSEA-1 chromosome 14, IST_EnEncr_1.0, whole genome shotgun sequence includes:
- the zgc:123305 gene encoding zgc:123305 isoform X1: MNYVGQLAETVFVTVKELYRGLNPATLTGGIDVIVVRQPDGSLQCSPFHVRFGKLGVLRSKEKVVDIEINGEAVNLHMKLGDNGEAFFVEEHEDSEDRVPPHLCTSPIPMKPGEASDGEEPRGSGMTAASRRKKRRRKRARADSNRPIDDDSSSSDLPEQEEESALIASKSVYFSVSEGTIDELTTCASQAWDNHPHSEGELSPNESSVFLSRPSSPKSDSELLVRQESLGPQMQWCWGGFPKVCPSERSSADSQRTPTSPITPSENSHFRTIQRQDSFDLGCPDPSAPPAIASSSNSSSTASGSPVTLIRPQPRTPLTDSHPTNSAFSFITHSTPQSPDAHQPQPQCLLPSPPQVETLTSGEEVQQQTSPSSSASPTVSPCLLQSAPGSPEDPTDLEPTDHSGATSSDNGGHSSSTTISSSSCSSLHNVELTLDSVDVVGSTPTSSFSPETVGPTVELDAGEGEGPSSSPDADSGIEPCAEGLEEDELRGGSRRTPTNQEEECPGRAESGEDLGQSEERPGSAGSGSKSSDGQGKKKGKRSQHLGPSDIYLDDLTKLDPEVAALYFPKSESELAGRPGADQSPQSGNQSPQSVGSANMDSGTEYLSDGPADTLDVTMSLCGRDKGMSQINKEKFMEHVVTFQQFVSNPGIIDDPNLVICINNKYYNWAVAAPMILSMQAFQRRLPKSTVEKLVKDKMPKKSGGWWFSWRRKDMNSSERADSKTEQHAQTDATDPLSAPSTSRQASEESVQSSTERRPSVTPGTPTRSAGAPLTPTLTLTTEQCISQMYRKSLRLTSHQIEQLNLREGANKVVFSVTTQYQGTCRCEAAIYLWNWDDRVIISDIDGTITKSDALGHILPQLGKDWTHHGIAKLYHKIHKNGYKFLYCSARAIGMSAITKGYLQWVNDEGVVLPKGPVLLAPSSLFSALHREVIEKKPEVFKIACLNDIRYLFNPQQRPFYAAFGNRTNDAYAYKEVGVSKTRIFTVNPKGELIREESKGNKSSYAHLSELVEHVFPLICRNTSSSASFHYPEYSQFAYWREPLPSVDLESV, translated from the exons ATGAACTACGTGGGCCAGCTAGCGGAGACGGTGTTTGTGACGGTGAAGGAGCTGTACCGCGGCCTGAACCCGGCTACGCTGACCGGCGGCATCGATGTCATCGTTGTGCGGCAGCCCGATGGCAGCCTGCAGTGCTCCCCCTTCCACGTGCGCTTTGGCAAGCTGGGCGTGCTGCGCTCCAaggagaaagtg GTGGACATTGAGATCAATGGGGAGGCTGTGAACCTCCATATGAAGCTGGGAGACAACGGGGAGGCCTTCTTTGTGGAGGAGCATGAGGACTCAGAG GACAGGGTCCCACCACACCTGTGCACGTCCCCGATTCCCATGAAGCCAGGTGAGGCCTCAGACGGGGAGGAGCCCCGCGGGTCGGGCATGACGGCCGCCTCCCGACGCAAGAAGCGGCGGCGGAAACGAGCACGTGCAGACTCAAATCGCCCCATCGACGACGACAGCTCCTCCTCCGACCTCCCCGAGCAAGAGGAGGAGTCGGCCCTCATCGCCAG CAAGTCTGTGTACTTCTCCGTGTCTGAAGGCACTATTGATGAGTTGACCACGTGCGCTTCTCAGGCATGGGATAACCACCCCCACTCGGAAGGAGAACTGTCACCCAACGAGAG CAGTGTGTTCCTGAGTCGGCCCTCCTCCCCCAAGAGTGACTCTGAGCTGCTGGTCAGACAGGAGTCTCTGGGGCCGCAGATGCAGTGGTGCTGGGGGGGCTTcccaaag GTATGTCCTTCTGAGAGGTCCTCTGCGGACTCCCAGCGCACCCCGACCTCCCCCATCACCCCCTCCGAAAACTCCCACTTCCGCACCATCCAGCGGCAGGACTCCTTTGACCTGGGCTGCCCAGACCCCTCCGCACCCCCGGCTAtcgcctcctcctccaactcctcctccaccgccagtGGCTCTCCAGTCACCCTGATCAGGCCACAGCCCCGCACCCCCCTCACGGACTCCCACCCCACCAACTCTGCCTTTTCCTTCATCACCCACTCCACCCCCCAGAGCCCAGACGcccaccagccccagccccagtgcCTCCTGCCCAGCCCACCCCAGGTGGAGACCCTTACGTctggggaggaggtgcagcagcagacctccccctcctcctccgcctcccccaCCGTCTCCCCCTGCCTCCTCCAGTCTGCTCCGGGGTCTCCGGAGGACCCGACCGACTTGGAGCCCACGGACCACAGTGGAGCGACCTCCTCTGACAACGGCGGTCACTCCTCCTCTACCACCATAAGCAGCTCCAGCTGCTCCAGTTTGCACAATGTGGAGCTCACGTTGGACAGCGTGGACGTTGTGGGCAGCACCCCGACATCCAGTTTCTCCCCGGAGACTGTAGG CCCTACCGTGGAGCTGGATGCTGGGGAAGGAGAAGGGCCCAGTAGCTCTCCGGATGCAGACAGCGGCATAGAGCCCTGTGCCGAGGGATTGGAGGAGGACGAGCTGAGGGGGGGCTCTCGGCGAACGCCCACCAATCAGGAGGAAGAATGCCCAGGACGGGCGGAGAGCGGCGAGGATTTGGGCCAATCGGAGGAGCGTCCCGGCTCCGCAGGGTCTGGCTCCAAATCGTCAGATGGCCAGGGCaagaagaaag GTAAGCGCAGTCAGCACCTGGGCCCCTCTGATATCTACCTGGATGACCTCACCAAGCTGGACCCTGAGGTTGCGGCTCTCTACTTCCCAAAGAG tgAGTCTGAGTTGGCCGGCAGGCCTGGTGCTGACCAGTCTCCCCAGTCTGGTAACCAGTCTCCCCAGTCTGTGGGCAGTGCCAACATGGACAGTGGTACTGAGTACCTGTCTGATGGACCTGCCGACACGCTGGATGTCACCATGTCCCTCTGCGGCAGAGACAAGGGCATGAGCCAGATCAACAAAG AGAAGTTCATGGAGCACGTGGTCACTTTCCAGCAGTTTGTGAGCAACCCGGGGATCATCGATGACCCTAACCTCGTCATCTGCATCAACAACAA GTACTACAACTGGGCTGTGGCTGCtcccatgatcctctctatgcAGGCCTTTCAGAGGAGACTTCCCAAG agcaCAGTGGAAAAGCTGGTGAAGGATAAGATGCCAAAGAAGTCTGGAGGCTGGTGGTTCTCCTGGCGCAGGAAGGACATGAACTCCAGCGAG CGGGCGGACTCCAAGACTGAGCAGCACGCACAGACTGATGCAACAGACCCCCTGTCTGCTCCCTCCACCTCAAG GCAGGCTTCAGAGGAGTCCGTGCAGTCCAGTACAGAGAGGAGGCCCTCTGTGACTCCAGGCACCCCAACCCGCTCCGCAGGCGCCCCgctcacccccaccctcaccctcaccacgGAGCAGTGCATCAGCCAGATGTACCGCAAGTCCCTCCGCCTCACCTCACACCAAATA GAGCAGCTGAACCTGCGTGAGGGGGCCAATAAGGTGGTGTTCAGCGTGACGACTCAATACCAAGGCACCTGCCGGTGTGAGGCCGCCATCTACCTGTGGAACTGGGACGACCGAGTCATCATCTCAGACATCGATGGCACAATCACTAA GTCTGATGCCCTTGGGCACATTCTACCTCAGCTGGGCAAAGACTGGACACATCATGGCATTGCCAAACTGTACCACAAAATTCACAA gAATGGCTATAAGTTCCTGTACTGCTCTGCGAGGGCCATTGGCATGTCGGCCATTACTAAGGGCTACCTGCAGTGGGTGAATGATGAGGGGGTGGTGCTTCCCAAGGGGCCAGTACTGTTGGCTCCAAGCAGTCTCTTCTCCGCtctgcacag AGAGGTAATTGAGAAGAAGCCAGAGGTGTTTAAGATCGCGTGCCTGAACGACATCAGGTACCTGTTCAACCCCCAACAACGGCCCTTCTACGCTGCCTTTGGCAACCGCACCAAC GATGCATACGCATACAAGGAGGTTGGAGTTTCGAAGACCCGCATCTTCACTGTGAACCCGAAGGGGGAGCTGATTCGCGAGGAGAGCAAAGGGAACAAATCCTC GTATGCTCACCTGAGCGAGCTGGTGGAGCACGTTTTCCCCCTCATCTGCCGCAACACgagctcctccgcctccttccaCTACCCAGAGTACAGCCAGTTCGCCTACTGGAGGGAACCACTGCCCTCTGTGGACCTGGAGTCCGTTTAA
- the zgc:123305 gene encoding zgc:123305 isoform X2 produces the protein MNYVGQLAETVFVTVKELYRGLNPATLTGGIDVIVVRQPDGSLQCSPFHVRFGKLGVLRSKEKVVDIEINGEAVNLHMKLGDNGEAFFVEEHEDSEDRVPPHLCTSPIPMKPGEASDGEEPRGSGMTAASRRKKRRRKRARADSNRPIDDDSSSSDLPEQEEESALIASKSVYFSVSEGTIDELTTCASQAWDNHPHSEGELSPNESVFLSRPSSPKSDSELLVRQESLGPQMQWCWGGFPKVCPSERSSADSQRTPTSPITPSENSHFRTIQRQDSFDLGCPDPSAPPAIASSSNSSSTASGSPVTLIRPQPRTPLTDSHPTNSAFSFITHSTPQSPDAHQPQPQCLLPSPPQVETLTSGEEVQQQTSPSSSASPTVSPCLLQSAPGSPEDPTDLEPTDHSGATSSDNGGHSSSTTISSSSCSSLHNVELTLDSVDVVGSTPTSSFSPETVGPTVELDAGEGEGPSSSPDADSGIEPCAEGLEEDELRGGSRRTPTNQEEECPGRAESGEDLGQSEERPGSAGSGSKSSDGQGKKKGKRSQHLGPSDIYLDDLTKLDPEVAALYFPKSESELAGRPGADQSPQSGNQSPQSVGSANMDSGTEYLSDGPADTLDVTMSLCGRDKGMSQINKEKFMEHVVTFQQFVSNPGIIDDPNLVICINNKYYNWAVAAPMILSMQAFQRRLPKSTVEKLVKDKMPKKSGGWWFSWRRKDMNSSERADSKTEQHAQTDATDPLSAPSTSRQASEESVQSSTERRPSVTPGTPTRSAGAPLTPTLTLTTEQCISQMYRKSLRLTSHQIEQLNLREGANKVVFSVTTQYQGTCRCEAAIYLWNWDDRVIISDIDGTITKSDALGHILPQLGKDWTHHGIAKLYHKIHKNGYKFLYCSARAIGMSAITKGYLQWVNDEGVVLPKGPVLLAPSSLFSALHREVIEKKPEVFKIACLNDIRYLFNPQQRPFYAAFGNRTNDAYAYKEVGVSKTRIFTVNPKGELIREESKGNKSSYAHLSELVEHVFPLICRNTSSSASFHYPEYSQFAYWREPLPSVDLESV, from the exons ATGAACTACGTGGGCCAGCTAGCGGAGACGGTGTTTGTGACGGTGAAGGAGCTGTACCGCGGCCTGAACCCGGCTACGCTGACCGGCGGCATCGATGTCATCGTTGTGCGGCAGCCCGATGGCAGCCTGCAGTGCTCCCCCTTCCACGTGCGCTTTGGCAAGCTGGGCGTGCTGCGCTCCAaggagaaagtg GTGGACATTGAGATCAATGGGGAGGCTGTGAACCTCCATATGAAGCTGGGAGACAACGGGGAGGCCTTCTTTGTGGAGGAGCATGAGGACTCAGAG GACAGGGTCCCACCACACCTGTGCACGTCCCCGATTCCCATGAAGCCAGGTGAGGCCTCAGACGGGGAGGAGCCCCGCGGGTCGGGCATGACGGCCGCCTCCCGACGCAAGAAGCGGCGGCGGAAACGAGCACGTGCAGACTCAAATCGCCCCATCGACGACGACAGCTCCTCCTCCGACCTCCCCGAGCAAGAGGAGGAGTCGGCCCTCATCGCCAG CAAGTCTGTGTACTTCTCCGTGTCTGAAGGCACTATTGATGAGTTGACCACGTGCGCTTCTCAGGCATGGGATAACCACCCCCACTCGGAAGGAGAACTGTCACCCAACGAGAG TGTGTTCCTGAGTCGGCCCTCCTCCCCCAAGAGTGACTCTGAGCTGCTGGTCAGACAGGAGTCTCTGGGGCCGCAGATGCAGTGGTGCTGGGGGGGCTTcccaaag GTATGTCCTTCTGAGAGGTCCTCTGCGGACTCCCAGCGCACCCCGACCTCCCCCATCACCCCCTCCGAAAACTCCCACTTCCGCACCATCCAGCGGCAGGACTCCTTTGACCTGGGCTGCCCAGACCCCTCCGCACCCCCGGCTAtcgcctcctcctccaactcctcctccaccgccagtGGCTCTCCAGTCACCCTGATCAGGCCACAGCCCCGCACCCCCCTCACGGACTCCCACCCCACCAACTCTGCCTTTTCCTTCATCACCCACTCCACCCCCCAGAGCCCAGACGcccaccagccccagccccagtgcCTCCTGCCCAGCCCACCCCAGGTGGAGACCCTTACGTctggggaggaggtgcagcagcagacctccccctcctcctccgcctcccccaCCGTCTCCCCCTGCCTCCTCCAGTCTGCTCCGGGGTCTCCGGAGGACCCGACCGACTTGGAGCCCACGGACCACAGTGGAGCGACCTCCTCTGACAACGGCGGTCACTCCTCCTCTACCACCATAAGCAGCTCCAGCTGCTCCAGTTTGCACAATGTGGAGCTCACGTTGGACAGCGTGGACGTTGTGGGCAGCACCCCGACATCCAGTTTCTCCCCGGAGACTGTAGG CCCTACCGTGGAGCTGGATGCTGGGGAAGGAGAAGGGCCCAGTAGCTCTCCGGATGCAGACAGCGGCATAGAGCCCTGTGCCGAGGGATTGGAGGAGGACGAGCTGAGGGGGGGCTCTCGGCGAACGCCCACCAATCAGGAGGAAGAATGCCCAGGACGGGCGGAGAGCGGCGAGGATTTGGGCCAATCGGAGGAGCGTCCCGGCTCCGCAGGGTCTGGCTCCAAATCGTCAGATGGCCAGGGCaagaagaaag GTAAGCGCAGTCAGCACCTGGGCCCCTCTGATATCTACCTGGATGACCTCACCAAGCTGGACCCTGAGGTTGCGGCTCTCTACTTCCCAAAGAG tgAGTCTGAGTTGGCCGGCAGGCCTGGTGCTGACCAGTCTCCCCAGTCTGGTAACCAGTCTCCCCAGTCTGTGGGCAGTGCCAACATGGACAGTGGTACTGAGTACCTGTCTGATGGACCTGCCGACACGCTGGATGTCACCATGTCCCTCTGCGGCAGAGACAAGGGCATGAGCCAGATCAACAAAG AGAAGTTCATGGAGCACGTGGTCACTTTCCAGCAGTTTGTGAGCAACCCGGGGATCATCGATGACCCTAACCTCGTCATCTGCATCAACAACAA GTACTACAACTGGGCTGTGGCTGCtcccatgatcctctctatgcAGGCCTTTCAGAGGAGACTTCCCAAG agcaCAGTGGAAAAGCTGGTGAAGGATAAGATGCCAAAGAAGTCTGGAGGCTGGTGGTTCTCCTGGCGCAGGAAGGACATGAACTCCAGCGAG CGGGCGGACTCCAAGACTGAGCAGCACGCACAGACTGATGCAACAGACCCCCTGTCTGCTCCCTCCACCTCAAG GCAGGCTTCAGAGGAGTCCGTGCAGTCCAGTACAGAGAGGAGGCCCTCTGTGACTCCAGGCACCCCAACCCGCTCCGCAGGCGCCCCgctcacccccaccctcaccctcaccacgGAGCAGTGCATCAGCCAGATGTACCGCAAGTCCCTCCGCCTCACCTCACACCAAATA GAGCAGCTGAACCTGCGTGAGGGGGCCAATAAGGTGGTGTTCAGCGTGACGACTCAATACCAAGGCACCTGCCGGTGTGAGGCCGCCATCTACCTGTGGAACTGGGACGACCGAGTCATCATCTCAGACATCGATGGCACAATCACTAA GTCTGATGCCCTTGGGCACATTCTACCTCAGCTGGGCAAAGACTGGACACATCATGGCATTGCCAAACTGTACCACAAAATTCACAA gAATGGCTATAAGTTCCTGTACTGCTCTGCGAGGGCCATTGGCATGTCGGCCATTACTAAGGGCTACCTGCAGTGGGTGAATGATGAGGGGGTGGTGCTTCCCAAGGGGCCAGTACTGTTGGCTCCAAGCAGTCTCTTCTCCGCtctgcacag AGAGGTAATTGAGAAGAAGCCAGAGGTGTTTAAGATCGCGTGCCTGAACGACATCAGGTACCTGTTCAACCCCCAACAACGGCCCTTCTACGCTGCCTTTGGCAACCGCACCAAC GATGCATACGCATACAAGGAGGTTGGAGTTTCGAAGACCCGCATCTTCACTGTGAACCCGAAGGGGGAGCTGATTCGCGAGGAGAGCAAAGGGAACAAATCCTC GTATGCTCACCTGAGCGAGCTGGTGGAGCACGTTTTCCCCCTCATCTGCCGCAACACgagctcctccgcctccttccaCTACCCAGAGTACAGCCAGTTCGCCTACTGGAGGGAACCACTGCCCTCTGTGGACCTGGAGTCCGTTTAA